The sequence ATGTGCTCTATCCCTCGGTAAGCGTTGTTTATGACACCCGCCACGAGAAATCCCGCGCAATCCTCAGGCCACTGCAGGAGAAAGTACGCCAGCAGAAGCTCTGGGCCTGCCACCTCGACCCACATCTGGGCGGGGAGGGTTATGGTCAACTCAAGCTGGCGCTGATGAATGAGCGCCTGGGCAGATCCCTCTGGGCGCCCACGGTTTTCGGTACCGCCGCACCGGACACCGGCAACGCCGAGATTCTCGCCATGTTCGGCACCCCCGAGCAGAAAGCACGCTACCTGCAGCCACTGCTGGATGGCGACATCGTTTCCTGCTTCTCGATGACCGAGCCTCAGGGTGGTGCGGATCCGCGGGTGTTCACCACCACCGCCGTGCGCGATGGCGAACACTGGGTGATCAATGGCGAGAAGTGGTACTCCTCCAATGCCCGTTACGCCGAGTTCATCCTGGTACTGGCAGTGACCGCAGCGGACGCGCCGATCCAGAACCGCATGTCCATGTTCATCGTGCCGCGGGAGACTCCGGGTCTGGAAATCATCCGCAACGTGCCGCACATGGGCGAGCGCCTTGAGCAGGACGAAGCCACCGAAGGCTACCTGCGCTACGACAATGTGCGGGTGCCGCTGGACCATATGCTCGGCGATATCGGTGGCGGATTCGCGGTGGCTCAGGCACGTCTTGGCGGAGGCCGCATTCACCATGCCATGCGCACCGTAGGCCAGTGCCAGCGTGCGCTGGACATGATGTGCGAGCGGGCCCTCAGCCGGTACACCCAGGGCACCCTGCTGGCGGAGAAGGGCACGGTACAGGCCATGCTCGCCGACACGCAGATCGAGCTGGAGCAGTTCCGCCTGCTGGTACTCAAGACCGCCTGGATCATCGACAACAGCCACGGCGATCCGCGCAAGGCGCGCGCCCATATCGCCATGGTCAAGGTGGCAATGGCAAAGATCTATTACGAGATCGTCCGCCGCGCCATCCATCTGCACGGCTCACTCGGGGCGACTTTCGAAACTCCCTTGGCCTACATGTGGAACAACGTGCCCACCATGGGCCTGGCCGATGGCCCGACCGAGGTGCACCAGGTCACCGTCGCCCGTGAACTGCTGCGCAACTACAAGGCTGCCGAGGGTCTGTTCCCCTCCGAACACCTGCCGCCGAAGATCGCCGCCGCCCGTGACCGTTACGCCGACATCCTGGGGGAGCAATGATGAGCGACAAGCTGTTCGACCTCAGCGGCAAGGTCATTCTCGTCACCGGGGGAAGCCGAGGGCTTGGCTATCAGATGGTCAAGGCATTCGCTGAGCGCGGCGCCAACCTGATCATCGCCAGCCGCAAGCTGGACGCCTGCGAAGCCGTGGCTGAGGAGGTGCGGGCTCTTGGCCGGCGCGCTTTGGCCGTAGCCTGTCACGTGGGCAAGTGGGCCGAAGTGGAGCGCTTGGTGGATGTGGTCTACGCCGAATTCGGCCGTATCGACGTGCTGGTGAACAACGCCGGTATGTCGCCGGCGGTGCCCAGCCACGAAGTGACCGAGGAGCTGTTCGACAAGGTTCTCGGCCTCAACTTCAAGGGGCCTTTCCGGCTGAGCGCGTTGGTTGCCCAGCGGATGGCGGCGGGAGAGGGTGGTTCCATCATCAATATCAGCAGCACCGGTGGCATCCGTCCTGCTCCGCAAATCGTGCCTTACGCCGGTGCGAAGGCCGCGCTCAACGCAATGACCGTCGGTCTGGCCCAGGAGTACGGACCCAAGGTGCGGGTAAACACCATCTCCGCCGGCCCATTCCTTACGGATATCGCCAAGGCCTGGACCGAGGACATGCGGCAGAGCTGTGCCAACGCGCTCGGTCGACCGGGTCAGCCGGAGGAGATCGTTACTACTGCGCTCTACCTGGCCAGCCCGTATTCCACCTACACCACCGGTTCGCTGATCAAGGTGGATGGCGGCTTGCCTTAGGAAGGATGGGCGGATGCCCACCCGCGGACGCAATCAACTCCCCATACAACAAGAACAAGAGGTCGATGCCATGCAGCTGGCAGGCAGGAATGCGATCGTCACCGGTGGTGCCCGCGGTATAGGCGCCAGCGTGGTACGTGCCTACGTAGCGGAAGGCGCGCGTGTGGTTTCCCTGGATGTACTGGATGAGCAGGGCAAGGCTCTGGTCGATGAACTGGAGGCCAGCCATCCAGGCAAGGCCTTGTTCCTCCATTGCGATATTGCTGAAAAGGCGCAAGTGGATGGTGCCTTCCGCGAGGCTGTGGGCTGGCTGGGCGGACTCGATGTGCTGGCCAACGTCGCGGCGGTGGAGCGCACAGCACCGGCCGAGTCCATTGGCCAACCGGACTGGGACCTGATTTTCGATGTCAACGTGCGTGGCACGCTGCACACCAATCAGGCGGCGTTTCCCTATTTGAAGGACCGGGGCGGGCGCATCATCAACTTCGGCTCCGCTGCCGGCCTCGGTGGCATGCCAGGCGCCGCCCACTATGCCGCGTCCAAGGGCGCCGTGTTGGCCTGGACTCGCACCCTGGCCCAGGAGTGGGCGCGCTACGGCATTACGGTGAACGCCCTCGCGCCGATGATCTGGACGCCCATGTACGACGCCCACCGGGCCAAGATGAGTGTCGAGGAACTTGCCGCCCACGACCAGATGCTCAGCCGCATCATCCCTTTGGGTGGCAAGCTTGGAGACGCCGAGCGGGACCTGGCGCCAGTGATGGTCTTCCTCGCCGGGGAGGGCTCGCGTTTCATTACCGGCCAGACCCTCTGTGTGGATGGCGGCACTGTGCCGGTCCGCTGAGGGAGGCGAGCGATGCGCGAATTTTCGAACAAGACCGCCGTTATCACTGGCGCAGCCAGTGGCCTCGGCCTGGCCATGGCGCGCACCTTCCAGCGTGAGGGCATGCGCGTTGTCCTGGGAGATCTGCCTGGTCCGGCGTTGGAGGCAGCGCGGGCCAGCCTGACAGAACTGGGCGGCGAGGTCCTGGCCATTCCAGTTGACGTTACCGATGCCGCCTCGGTGGAGGAGCTGGCGCGCCAGGTAGATACCATCGGCGGGCTGGACATCCTGTGCAACAACGCCGGCATCACCGGCGACCGACCAAGGAACAGCTGGGAGCATGACCTGGGCAATTGGCGGCGGGTGCTGGACGTCAACCTGATGGGAGTCATCCATGGACTGCACAGCTTCGTGCCGCGCTTGCTGCGGCAGGGGCGTCCGGCCCATATCGTCAACACGGCCTCCATGGGCGGGCTGATGGCTATTCCCTACATCGCGCCCTATGTGGCGGCCAAGTCGGCGCTGGTGGCGCTGTCCGAATCCCTGGCCCTGGAACTCAAGAGCGAAGGGGCTCCCATCGCAGTCTCGGTGTTCTGCCCAGGGCTGGTACGCACCGGCCTCACGGGGCCGGGACGCGATCATCCGCTGTCGCGGGCGCCCGAGCCTTCGACTGCTGCGCTGGCCTTCCAACAAGGCACCCAGAAGGCGCTGGAAAAGGCTGAGATGAGCGCCGAAAGCGTGGCTGAAGTGCTGCTCGAGGCCATTCGCGAAGAACGCTTCCACGTGTTGACCCATGAGGGCTCTCTGGCGCTGGCAGGACAGCGCTGGAAACGCCTGGTCGACCAGTACCCATCCGGAGTCTGAAATCATGAGCTTTTCCACCCAACTCAACGACAAGGCGTTGCCGGGCTGGTCCGTCGGCCAAATGGACACCGTTAACGACGTGGTGCGCCGCGCGGCGCGGGAGCATGGCGAGCGTCCCTTCCTCGACGTGCAGGGCGATGTTTACAGCTTCGCCGCCATCCAGCGGGAAAGCTGCCGGCTGGCCAACGGCCTGGCGGCCCTGGGCGTGGTCAAGGGCCAGACGGTAGTGACCATCCTCGATAACAACGCCGATGCCGTACTGCTCTGGTTCGCGCTGAACAAGCTGGGCGCTATCAGCGTGCCGGTGAACACCGCGCTCAAGGGCGATTTCCTGCGCCATCAGATTGCCGACGCCACCGCCGCGATGGTGATCGCCGAAACCGAGTACGCCGAGCGCATCGCCCTGGTGAAGGACGAACTGCCGCACCTCAGGCACATCGCCTATCGTGGCGCCGCGCCTGAGGCGGACCTCAGCGGCAAGACGCTTATCTCTCTCGAGGCGCTGCGCAGTGACGATGCCAGCGATCCGCAGGTCGAGGTAATACCCAGCGACCTGACCATGCTCATCTATACCGGCGGCACCACCGGCCCGTCCAAGGGCTGCATGATCAGCCATAACAACGCCTGCAACGAGGCACGGCAGATCATCGAAGCCCACGGGCGTACGCCGGAGTCCATCACCTGGACACCATTGCCCTTGTTCCACCTCAACGCCACGGTTACGACAGTCCTGTGCAACCTGATGATCGGCGCCCGCTCCGTGATCTACCCGCGTTTCTCGGTCTCCGGGTTCTGGGCCGACATCGAGCGCAGCGGCGCCAACGAGGCCAATCTGTTGGCCACCATGGCTCCGTTGCTGGCCGAGGCGCCGGAAAGCGACGCGATGAAGCGTTGCCATGGGCAGCTCGACAAGGTCTACAGCGCACCCTTCACGGCAGAAGTGCAGCAGCGCTGGCGCGAGCGCTTCGGCGTACGTCACACCGTTGGCGGCGCCGGCTTCGGTCTGACTGAATGCGCCATCGTCACCATGCTTCCCTTTGGCGCTCCGGTAAAGCCAGGTTGTGCAGGGCGTCGCTGCGATTCATTCGATATCCGTGTGGTCGACGACAACGATGTCGAGTTGCCCTATGGCTCTCCCGGAGAGCTGATCGTTCGACCACTCAAACCTCACGTGATGTTCGAGGGTTACTGGAACCGTCCGGCTGACACGCTCAAGGTGATGCGCAACATGTGGTTCCACACGGGCGACATCGGAAAGATGGACGAGGACGGCTACTTCTTCTTCCTTGACCGCAAGAAGGACTACATGCGTCGCGGCGGCGAGAACATCTCCGGCTTCGAGATGGAGCGCAGCTTTGGTGCTCACCCGGAGATCGAGGAAGTGGCGGTCCATGCGGTGTTTTCCGAACTGTCGGAGGACGAGGTGAAGGTTACCGCCGTACTGCGGGAGGGCAGCATGCTCCGCGAAGAGGATCTTTGTCGCTGGGCCATCGATCGCGTGCCCTACTACGCGGTCCCTCGGTTCATCGAATTTCGCACCAGCCTGCCGCGCAGCCCGGTAGGGCGCATTCTCAAATACCAGCTACGCGATGACGGGGTTACCCCGCAGACCTGGGACAGGGTCAAGGCGAACCTGACCTTTGCCAAACGTTGACCTCCTGAAGTGCGGCGATACCTGCCCAACACTATTTCTGGTGAGGCGCCGCACCCAGCCATCGAGTGTCCTTTCGGGGCGACATGGATGGCGAAAAATAAAAGAGTGTCATTTATTGCTTTCGCGGGTATAGAATCCGGCTAAAACAACAACAAGGCTGAGCGGGGTATCCACGCATGAGTTCCCAGCACCATTCCGGTCCTTCCCTGGCGATTGACCTCACCGAGTTTCGCCAGGGTTGGCGCATTCTCATCCTGGCACTGCTGGGTATTGGCACATCGGTGGGGGTCGCTCCGCTGTATTCCTTCGGTACCCTGGTACTGCCCATGCAGGAGGCTTTCGGCTGGTCTCGCGAGCAGATTCAGCCCGCCATCGCCTTTCTCTTTGCTTTTACCATCGTCGCAGTGCAAATCAGTGGCTGGCTGATCCGCCGCTATGGCCTGCGTCCGGTGGCAATCTCCTCGCTGGTTGCCCTGGCCCTCGGCTACTTCGCCATCAGCCTGATGACCGGCCCGATCTGGCAGCTCTATGCCGGTTACTCCCTGCTGGCGTTTGTTGGCATGGGCACCACCATGGTGACCTGGACGCAGCTGGTGAACCTCTGGTTCGACCGCAATCGCGGTTTGGCCCTGGCCATCATCCTCAGTGGTACCGGGCTGGCCGCTCTGGTGCTGCCGCCGGTGCTGAGCTGGGTAATTGCCCAGTCCGACTGGCGCGCCGGATTCTGGGTGCTGGGCGCCATGCCGCTGCTGATCACATGGCCGCTTTCGCTGCTGTGGATGCGTAGCGACAGCCCGATCACCCGTGCGGCCGCCGAGCCCGGCACTGCTCCCCAACTGCCAGGCATGTCCCTGCGCCAGGCGGCGCTGTCGCCACGGTTCTGGCTGTGTAACGTGGCACTAGTGCTTTCGGTGACATCGATGATTGGAATGGTCACCAGCACCATTCCCATGTTGCGCGACAAGGGGCTGTCCGCCACCGACGCGGGACTGGCATTCAGTGTCTATGGCATCTCCCTGATTCTCGGTCGAGTGGTGGTGGGTTACCTGGTGGACCGCCTCTGGGCACCGGGGGTTGCCTTTGTGGTGCTAGCGTTGCCCGCCTTTGGCTGCCTGATGTTCGCCGGCGCGGATACCCACATGACCAGCCTGATGCTGGCCTCGGTCCTGGTCGGTGTAGGTGCGGGGGCGGAGATGGACATCGCCGCATTTCTCATGGCGCGTTACTTCGGTATGCGTGACTACAGCCGCATCTTCAGCCTGCACATGGGCTTCATCGGCCTGGGGGCTACATTGGCACCGCTGTACTTCGCTTATCTCTACGCCCAGACCGGTTCTTATTCCGGCTTGCTGACCCACTGTGTCATCACCTTCGCCCTGGGCTCGGTGCTGATTCTCACTCTGGGTCGATACCCGAAATTCGACCTGCCAGAGCCAGCCCAGCAGACTGCCGATCAGTCGAGTAACGACCTACCGGGCCTGTCCCGCAGCCAGGTATAAGGAGTGCGAAGATGAGCGGCAGAAACGTCCAGGAAGTGAGCGCCTATGTGGCAAGTGTCCCGCCACAAGCGGGCATGGACCCCTTGCTGACCCACCTCGAGATCTTTGGCACTCCGGAGTTCGACGAGGAGGGGGCCACCTTGCGCCTGCGCTTGAAAGAGCATCACATGAATGGCGGAGCATCTGCCCACGGCGGATTGATGATGACCCTGATGGATGCCGTGCTGGCCTGTTGCACCCTGGGGCACGGCAGTGGTCGCAGCTGTGTCACAGTGGAGCTCAAGACCAACTTCATGCGGCCTGGCGGCGGCGTTGGTGGTTTGCTGGTCGCTCGGGGGTTCCTGCGCTCTAGTGGCAAGTCACTGGTATTCTGCGACGGTGAGGTGCGCAACGAAGCGGGCGAACTGCTCGCCACTGCGTCGGGTACCTTCAAGTACGTGAATCGCAAGACGCCGGCGGCCTAGTCGGCGAACAGGCCTTGCGGGTCCAACTGCTTGCGGAGCAGCCGCATGTCCTCTGCTTCCGGCAACTGACCGAGACCAGGTGCGCAACCATCCGGCGTGAAGCAGATTGCCCGCCCCCCCAGTGCCTGGGCGTGGCGCTGGATCACCAGTGCCGGCTCAGCACTTTTCAGCCAGCGCTGGGCTCCGCCCCAGTCCAGTAGCACCATGCCCGGCAGCTCCCGTTGCGGAGCTTCTGCTGCTACCTGAACGCACCAGAGCGGACGTGGGTCGCGGAAGAATCCCAGGCGCTGTTCGCGCAGTTCGTCCCACAGGCTGGAGTTGGATTCCTCTCCACCAATCAGGCTCCTGGTTCGTTTCACGGCTTCCGGCGTGCCTTCCAGGCGCAGGTGAAGCGCATCGCCGGTGTGGCATCCGCCGCTGAGCGGGGAGGGATAGCGCATCCAGGCCTGGAGCTGGCGTAGTGCTAGCGACTGGCTGATTTCCAGGCGAAGACTGAGGGTCTGGCGAGGCTTAGGGCGCACTTGCAGACAGATCTCGGAGATAAAGCCCAGGCGGCCCAAGCTGCCGGCCACCAGCCGGCTTGGAATGGCTTCATCGCCAAAGTGGCGTATCTGACCGTTAGCGTCGATCAGACTGCCACCCAGTAGGTGTTCCGCCACGCCCCCGACCCAGGGGCGACGGGGGCCCGCCAGGCCAGTGGCGACCATGCCACCGACCGTGGCGCCCGCTGAGAAACTCGGTGGCTCGAAGGCGAGCATTAGCTGGTATTCGTCCAGAGTGGTGTTGAGTTCCCGCAAGGCGGTGCCCGCCCGCGCGCGAATCCAGAGTTGCGCTGGATCGAGTTCGAGGACGCCCCGGTGATTGCGACTGTCCAGGCTTTCTCCACAGCTGCTCAGGCCAAGAAAGCCTTTGCTGTCACCACCCCTGATTCGCAACCGGGCACTCCTTGCCTGGGCTGAACAAATGGCTTCGATCATCTGCGTGCTGGCGTCATGGGCCTTCATCACTGTCCTGGTTACCTGCTAATAATTGACTATGTGTCAGTTTATTGGTTAGTTTCGATACCATCAACAAGGGCACGAGAGCCAGTTTTCGGAGTACATATTTCATGACGGCAGCAGCGGCGGTAAGGCCAAGAAACTGGAGTCAGGAGCGCCTAGCGGAACTGTTCGTGCTGGAGCGGGAGGCCCCCGGGTCATTCCTCGCCAGCACTCACGACACCAACCTCAATGGCCGGGTATTTGGTGGCCAACTGCTGGGACAGGCCTTGGCCGTAGCCCAGCGCTACAGTCCGGAGCTGATGCCAGCGACACTGCATTGTCTGTTTCTCCAGGGCGCGCGCACCGACCAGCCGCTGGACTATCGGGTGACGCCCCTGCAGAAAGGAAAACGTTTCACCAGCCTGCATGTAAGCGGCCAGCAGGGCGAACGCCGGATAGTGGATGCGCAGGTCACGCTACAGGCGCCGATCAGCGGATTCTTCCATATGGAAACCGCCACCGAACTGCCCGGGCCGGAGCAACTGCTGTCGCTAGATGTTGTCGAGGACGGCCATTGGGCGCGCTTTGTCAGACCGTTCGTGGAGCTGCGCATCGTCGAGCCGCAACACTACCTACGCCAATGTGCCGAAGCGCCAGCCATCGCCTACTGGTTGAAGTTGCGCGAGAGCCTGCCGTCGTCGCCCGCCTTGCATGCCCAGATACTGGCGTATCTGAGCGACTACTGGATCAATTCGGCGGCCATCAGCTACCACGTGCCCATCGAGCAGGCGCGGGAGCGGCTGTTCGTGTCCAGCCTCAACCATTCCCTTTGGTTCCATCGTCCCATTGTTGCCGATGACTGGCTGTTGTTCGTCTGCGAAAGCCCAAGCATGCAGAGGGGGCGCGGCCTTACGCAGGCCCGGGTGTTCGACCAGTCGCGGAACCTGGTGGCGTCCATTGCCCAAGACTGTCTTGTTGGGGAGCGGGAGTAAAAATGAGCGAATTGCAGGGCTTGAATCTACAGCCCTGCTTCCGTCTGCTCTTCCTGGGGCAATGGATGGTGTTCCTGCAGGAAGTCGATGATGGCGGAGTTGAAGTGATCGTTCTTGTCGCCGGCGACCATGTGCCCGGCGCCCTCGATATCGACGAAGGCCAGATGCGGCAGCATGCTGCGCAACTCTTCCACGCCATCCGGGCTGACTACGTCGCTCTGGCGACCGCGTACCAGCAGGGTGGGGACCCTGACAGCCGGGGCCGCCGCCTTCATCGTCTGGCTGATGCGCTCGACCTTGTCCCTGTGGTCGCCAACGATGAAGCACGGGTCCCAGTGCCAGTACCAGCGGCCATCGTCGCGCAGGCGCAGGTTTCTGGCGAGGCCGCTGAGGTCGCGTGGAGGAGGGCGGTTGGGGTTGTAGGCGCCAACGGCTTCGGCTGCCTGCTCCAGTGAGGCAAATCCGTCCGGGTGCCTGGTCATGAAGCCGACGATGTGCTCGATACCCTGAGGCTCCAGGCGCGGCGTGACGTCCACCAGGACCAAGGCTTTCGCGATATCGGGATACCTACCGCATACCACCAGTGACTGGGTGCCGCCCATGGAGGCACCGACCAAGACCGGACGACCGCCAAGGGCCTTGATCACCGCAAGCAGGTCGGCGACCTGGGCCTCCAGGCTGTAGTCGCCATCTGCTGCCCAGTCGGACTCGCCATGGCCGCGGGCATCCACCGAGACCACGCGATAACCCTTGTCGGCCAGTACCTGGTGCGCGCGCGCCCAGGAGTGGCGGGTTTGTCCGCCACCGTGGAGGAGGATGACCGTGGGGGCATCCTCCGCACCTGAAAGGTCCGCCGCCAGACGGTTGCCATTGGCGCCCTTGAACCAGGCCTGCACTTTCATCGTCGCGGCTCCCTAGCGTTTCTGCAGCTTGAAGCCGGCCTTCTCACGGTCCCAGGTGCCGGCGGTGACACCTTCGTCACGCAACTGGAACTTGTAGACGCGACCCAGCGGGCTCTTCGGCAAGGCGCTACGGAACTCGATATAGCGCGGCACCGCATAGTAGGGCATCTGGTCGGCCGCCCAATGACACAGGTCTACTTCGTTCAGCACCGCATCCGGCTTGAGGGTGATGGTCACCTTCAGCTCATCCTCGCCCAAATCGGACAGCACAGCATGGGCGGCCACCTCGTCCACCGCCTGGTGCTGGAGAAAGGCACTTTCCACCTCGAAGCTGGAAATGTTCTCTCCCCGGCGACGCAGGTAGTCCTTCTTGCGATCGAGGAAGTAGAAATAGTCATCCTCGTCGAACATGCCGATATCGCCGGTGTGGAACCACATGTTGCGCATCACCTTGAGGGTGTCTTCCGGACGCTTCCAGTAGCCTTCGAACATCACATGGGGTTTGCGCGGACGAACGATGATCTCGCCGGGGGTGTTGGGCGGGAGCTCGACATCGTTGTCGTCGACGATACGCACGTCGAAGTACTCGGTGTTGCGCTTGCCGGAGCTGTTCGGGCGCATCGGCGTGCCAAAGGGAAGGATGGTCGGCAGCGAGCATTCGCTAAGACCGAATCCGCCGCAGATGGTATGAGTGACACCGAAGCGCTCTTTCCACTGCTGTTGCACCGGAACCGGGAAGGGCGCACCCCAGACTGCCTTCAGCTGGCCGAAGCAGCGTTTCATCGAGTCGTTTTCCGGGGCGCCGGCCAGCATCGGCATCATGGAGGCCAGCAACTGCACATCGTTGGCACCGGTGCGCTCGATCTCCGGCCAGAAGTTGGAAACCGAGAAACGGGTATAAAGCGCAACCTGAGCGCCGACCATCATGTTCGACAGCACGGTGGTGGCCACCGCATTGAAGTGGAACAACGGCAGCGGAGACCAGGTAATGGTGTCTTCCTGGCGGTTGGTGATCACCAGCATCTGCCGGGCCAGGCTGCAGGCGTAGTTGTGGCTGATCATGCAGCCCTTGGATGGGCCAGTGGTGCCGCCGGTATAGATGAGCATGGCCAGATCGCCGGGCTGCACGTCCACACCAGGCTCGCTGGAGTCATCGCTGAGCAGGCTCGTCCAGGACAGGAGCTGTTTGTCGAACACGAGATCCGGTACCGCGCCGCGATAGACCAGGGTTTCCAGCTTGGGCAACTTGCTGGCGATGCTCGCCACGCGTTCGGCATAGTCGCTTTCCGCGATCACCAGAACCGAATCGGCGTCCGACACCTGATGGCGGAGAAACTCACCCTTGAGTGCGGTGTTCACCGGTACGCTGATGGCGCCCAGCTTGTTGATGGCGAACCAGATGCATACTGCGTCGGCCGAGTTATCGAGGATGGTGACCACGGTCTGGCCCTTGCTCACCCCCAGGGCGCGCAGGCCATTGGCAAGGCGGCATGCGGTCCGGTTG is a genomic window of Pseudomonas resinovorans NBRC 106553 containing:
- a CDS encoding AMP-binding protein, with translation MSTREPGWSTEQVDTINAVLQRSTEKYGERKFLDFLGETYSFADLNRTACRLANGLRALGVSKGQTVVTILDNSADAVCIWFAINKLGAISVPVNTALKGEFLRHQVSDADSVLVIAESDYAERVASIASKLPKLETLVYRGAVPDLVFDKQLLSWTSLLSDDSSEPGVDVQPGDLAMLIYTGGTTGPSKGCMISHNYACSLARQMLVITNRQEDTITWSPLPLFHFNAVATTVLSNMMVGAQVALYTRFSVSNFWPEIERTGANDVQLLASMMPMLAGAPENDSMKRCFGQLKAVWGAPFPVPVQQQWKERFGVTHTICGGFGLSECSLPTILPFGTPMRPNSSGKRNTEYFDVRIVDDNDVELPPNTPGEIIVRPRKPHVMFEGYWKRPEDTLKVMRNMWFHTGDIGMFDEDDYFYFLDRKKDYLRRRGENISSFEVESAFLQHQAVDEVAAHAVLSDLGEDELKVTITLKPDAVLNEVDLCHWAADQMPYYAVPRYIEFRSALPKSPLGRVYKFQLRDEGVTAGTWDREKAGFKLQKR